The sequence TCCGCAGGATTTGTTGGAGTTGCGCCTGCCGTCTGAGTTGGAACCCCGGCGGGGCGTGATTCTCACGGGACGTGCCCCGATTTGGCTGTACGGTTGGCTGGTTCATGCCTGCCATCACACCCGTTGGGTCGCCTGTTATGACCCACGCCTGGGGGCAGTGGTTGTGAGTACCCATCACCCGGAAGTGCGGCTGGGGGAGGTGCTGTGGCTCCAATCCCAAGGGCAACGGACTCGGCTGGCGGCGGCGGTGATGGTCGTGGGTCCCCCGAACAGCGGCAAAAGTCTCCTGAGTCATGCCCTGTTTCAAGCCCTACTGCCCACCTGCCCCGAAGTGTACCTGCAACGGGCGCACTGGGATGGGGAGGGCAATTGGTTCCTGGAAATCCCCGACCCACAGCAGGGGCAAGCCCTCAAACAACAGTATCGGGGAACCGAAACACGGGAGTTTTTCCCAGTTCAAGCCCAAGCGATTCTCAATTTACGGCGGCAAAAACAACTGGTAATTGTGGATGTGGGGGGTAAGGTTGACCCAGCCAAACAACCGATTCTGGAAGCCTGCACCCACTATCTCATCGTTAGCTGTGAACCCCAAGCCATCCCCATTTGGCATGAATTTTGTGCGGAACGGGGCAATTTACAACTGCTGGGCATTGTCCATACCTACCTGGGCAAAGGTCAACGGGTGCGCCAGGAACTTCCCTATGTGGAAATCGAGTTGGGAATGCCCCTCGATACGGTGCCATCGCTCCTGTTCAACGTGATCCGCAATCTGGCTCTGCCCATGAAATTAGAAGGGTATATTTCCAATTAGAGGTATAAAGGGATTGTGGTAATCGTTTTATTGAGGAGGAACTATGAATGCGGTCGCAAAAGTGGGATGGTGGGGTGGTGCGCTGTTGCTGACCCTGTGGACAAGACAAGTGGTGTTTGGGCTGTTGCCGGTAGCAGTTCTTTTCCAGCGGCGGCAATGGCAACAAATTCACCATATTGTTGACCAAAAGATTGCTCAAGAATTGGGAACCAATCAGCATTTAATGACCCAATTGGCTGACCAAATTCACGGGTTACAAATCCAAGTGAATGATTTAACTACCAATGGTCATAGCTCTGCGGCAATTCGGCAGAATACTGTCCCGATTATTCAGCAAATTCATTTG comes from Synechococcus sp. C9 and encodes:
- the crn3 gene encoding CRISPR-associated ring nuclease Crn3/Csx3; its protein translation is MMMSSPTVCLHWRPDVTQTGLACQVVEIELLRPDRLMFPQDLLELRLPSELEPRRGVILTGRAPIWLYGWLVHACHHTRWVACYDPRLGAVVVSTHHPEVRLGEVLWLQSQGQRTRLAAAVMVVGPPNSGKSLLSHALFQALLPTCPEVYLQRAHWDGEGNWFLEIPDPQQGQALKQQYRGTETREFFPVQAQAILNLRRQKQLVIVDVGGKVDPAKQPILEACTHYLIVSCEPQAIPIWHEFCAERGNLQLLGIVHTYLGKGQRVRQELPYVEIELGMPLDTVPSLLFNVIRNLALPMKLEGYISN